Proteins encoded within one genomic window of Brassica rapa cultivar Chiifu-401-42 chromosome A09, CAAS_Brap_v3.01, whole genome shotgun sequence:
- the LOC103836736 gene encoding glutathione S-transferase F3: MKCSVFKCINTITTCVLIQHLYLQHQTHHIESLFLSQSSNSFLVPKLMAGIKVFGNATSPSTRRVLLALHEKNLDFELVNIDLKDGEHKKEPFLSRNPFGKVPAFEDGDLKLFESRAITQYIAHRYESQGTNLLPADSKNPAHYAIMAIGMEVEAHQFDPVASKLVWEQVIKNFVGLTTDQAVVAEEEAKLVKVLDVYEARLKEFKYLAGETFTLTDLHHIPVVQYLLGTPTKKLFTERPRVNEWVAEVTKRPASQKILK; encoded by the exons ATGAAATGCTCTGTTTTCAAGTGTATAAATACCATCACTACTTGTGTCTTGATTCAGCACCTTTACCTTCAACATCAAACACATCACATCgagtctctctttctctctcagtCTTCAAATAGTTTCTTAGTACCCAAACTAATGGCAGGCATCAAGGTTTTTGGAAACGCTACTTCCCCTTCCACCAGGAGAGTCCTCCTCGCCCTCCACGAGAAGAACCTTGACTTTGAGCTCGTTAATATCGACCTCAAGGACGGTGAACACAAGAAAGAGCCTTTCCTTTCCCGCAAC CCTTTTGGTAAAGTCCCAGCCTTTGAAGATGGAGACCTCAAACTCTTTG AATCAAGAGCCATTACTCAGTACATAGCTCACCGATACGAAAGCCAAGGAACCAACCTTCTCCCAGCAGACTCCAAGAACCCAGCCCACTATGCGATCATGGCCATTGGTATGGAAGTAGAAGCTCACCAGTTCGACCCAGTGGCTTCAAAGCTTGTTTGGGAACAAGTGATCAAGAACTTCGTTGGCTTGACAACTGACCAAGCCGTTGTTGCAGAAGAAGAGGCTAAGTTAGTCAAGGTCCTTGATGTCTACGAGGCTAGGCTCAAGGAGTTCAAGTATTTGGCTGGTGAAACTTTTACTTTGACAGATCTTCACCACATTCCTGTGGTTCAGTACTTGCTTGGAACTCCCACCAAGAAGCTCTTCACCGAGCGTCCACGTGTCAACGAGTGGGTGGCTGAGGTCACCAAGAGGCCAGCTTCACAGAAGATCCTTAAGTGA
- the LOC103836734 gene encoding cullin-1 → MERKTIDLDQGWDYMQTGITKLKRILEGLPEPQFDSEQYMMLYTTIYNMCTQKPPHDYSQQLYDKYREAFEEYIHSTVLPALREKHDEYMLRELVKRWSNHKVMVRWLSRFFYYLDRYFIARRSLPPLNEVGLTCFRDLVYNELHSKVKDAVIALVDKEREGEQIDRALLKNVLDIYVEIGMGQMERYEEDFESFMLLDSASYYSRKASSWIQEDSCPDYMLKSEECLKKERERVAHYLHSSSEPKLVEKVQHELLVVYANQLLEKEHSGCRALLRDDKVDDLSRMYRLYHKIVKGLEPVANIFKQHVTAEGNALVQQAEDTATNHAANTASVQEQVLIRKVIELHDKYMVYVVECFQNHTLFHKALKEAFEIFCNKTVAGSSSAELLATFCDNILKKGGSEKLSDEAIEDTLEKVVKLLAYISDKDLFAEFYRKKLARRLLFDRSANDDHERSILTKLKQQCGGQFTSKMEGMVTDLTLARENQNSFEEYLGNNPAANPGIDLTVTVLTTGFWPSYKSFDINLPAEMVKCVEVFKGFYETKTKHRKLTWIYSLGTCHLNGKFDTKPIELVVSTYQAAVLLLFNTTDKLSYTDILTQLNLSHEDLVRLLHSLSCARYKILLKEPSTKTVSQSDSFEFNSKFTDRMRRIKIPLPPVDERKKVVEDVDKDRRYAIDAAIVRIMKSRKVLGHQQLVSECVEQLSRMFKPDIKAIKKRMEDLITRDYLERDKENPNMFRYLA, encoded by the exons ATGGAGCGGAAGACGATTGATTTGGACCAAGGATGGGACTATATGCAGACTGGTATCACTAAGCTGAAACGGATTCTTGAGGGGCTGCCTGAGCCGCAGTTTGACTCTGAGCAGTACATGATGCTCTATAC GACTATCTACAACATGTGCACTCAGAAACCGCCTCATGATTACTCACAGCAGCTTTATGACAAGTATCGTGAAGCTTTTGAGGAGTATATTCACTCAACT GTTTTGCCTGCTCTAAGGGAGAAGCATGATGAGTACATGCTGAGGGAGCTGGTGAAAAGATGGTCTAACCATAAAGTTATGGTTCGATGGCTATCCCGCTTCTTCTACTATCTTGACCGTTACTTCATTGCTCGGAGGTCACTTCCACCGCTGAATGAAGTTGGCCTGACTTGCTTTCGTGACCTG GTTTATAACGAGTTGCATTCCAAGGTCAAAGATGCTGTAATAGCACTT GTTGATAAAGAACGGGAGGGTGAGCAGATTGACAGGGCTCTATTGAAAAACGTATTAGACATTTATGTAGAGATTGGAATGGGACAGATGGAAAGATACGAGGAGGATTTTGAAAGCTTCATGCTTTTAGATTCAGCATCTTACTATTCTCGCAAGGCATCAAGCTGGATCCAAGAAGATTCTTGCCCTGATTACATGCTGAAG TCTGAAGAATGTCTTAAGAAGGAGAGGGAGAGAGTGGCTCACTACCTTCATTCAAGCAGCGAGCCAAAGCTGGTTGAG AAAGTACAACACGAGTTGTTGGTAGTGTATGCAAATCAGCTTCTAGAAAAAGAGCACTCAGGGTGCCGTGCATTGCTGAGAGATGACAAG GTTGATGATCTCTCCAGGATGTACAGGCTTTATCATAAAATTGTGAAAGGTTTGGAACCTGTGGCAAACATATTTAAGCAG CATGTCACAGCAGAGGGTAACGCACTTGTCCAACAGGCCGAAGACACGGCCACTAATCATGCTGCAAATACTGCTAGCGTGCAGGAACAG GTTCTTATCAGAAAAGTTATTGAACTACATGATAAATACATGGTCTATGTTGTTGAGTGTTTCCAGAACCACACCCTCTTCCACAAG GCATTGAAAGAGGCATTTGAGATATTCTGTAACAAAACAGTCGCTGGTAGTTCTAGTGCTGAATTGCTTGCAACATTTTGCGACAATATTCTCAAGAAGGGGGGAAGTGAAAAGCTGAGCGATGAAGCTATTGAAGATACCCTTGAGAAG GTGGTCAAATTGCTTGCTTATATAAGTGACAAGGATCTTTTCGCCGAGTTCTACAG GAAGAAGCTGGCCCGTAGGCTCTTATTTGATCGCAGTGCTAATGATGATCATGAGAGAAGTATCCTGACAAAGCTCAAGCAACAATGTGGTGGGCAGTTCACTTCGAAGATGGAGGGCATG GTGACGGATTTGACATTGGCAAGGGAAAACCAAAACAGCTTTGAGGAGTATCTTGGCAATAACCCCGCTGCAAACCCCGGGATTGATTTGACCGTAACTGTTCTTACCactgggttttggccaagttaCAAATCATTTGACATAAATCTACCCGCTGAAATG GTCAAGTGTGTTGAAGTCTTCAAAGGATTTTATGAAACAAAGACAAAACATAGGAAACTCACATGGATCTACTCACTAGGAACTTGCCACCTCAATGGGAAGTTTGATACCAAGCCCATTGAGTTAGTTGTGTCTACTTACCAG GCTGCTGTGCTTCTGCTGTTCAACACAACAGACAAATTGAGCTACACTGATATCCTAACTCAGCTGAACCTGAGCCACGAAGATCTAGTGAGGTTGCTTCATTCCCTGTCATGTGCTCGATACAAGATTCTTCTCAAGGAGCCAAGCACAAAGACTGTTTCCCAGTCTGATTCTTTTGAATTCAACTCCAAATTCACCGACAGAATGCGGAGAATAAAG ATCCCTCTCCCACCTGTTGATGAAAGGAAAAAAGTTGTGGAAGACGTGGACAAAGACAGACGCTATGCGATTGATGCTGCCATTGTGAGGATCATGAAGAGCAGGAAAGTATTGGGACATCAACAACTTGTTTCTGAATGCGTTGAGCAACTTAGCCGAATGTTCAAG CCTGATATCAAAGCGATCAAGAAGCGCATGGAGGATTTGATAACGAGGGATTATCTGGAGAGGGACAAGGAGAATCCTAACATGTTTAGGTACTTGGCTTAG
- the LOC103836735 gene encoding thylakoid lumenal 16.5 kDa protein, chloroplastic: MAKSLLCSSALNTFLSSTLSSSTSSKNNQIACSGNIKNQTPSLSWNRRELSLGFMSTFLAVGLVGNNDRRSRDANAAILEADDDEELLEKVKQDRKKRIERQAVLNSAVKEKGYLQDLVYNLSKVGQAIENNDLPAAGLVLGNGSDTEWVKTANFAFTKLSASPEENTEVETFNSSLASLVTSVNKNDLESSKLAFVSSASAFEKWSSLTGLLGQLKGI; this comes from the exons ATGGCGAAGTCACTCCTTTGTTCTTCAGCCCTAAACACATTCCTCTCCTCCACTCTCTCTTCATCAACTTCTTCCAAGAACAACCAAATCGCATGCTCAGGAAACATCAAGAACCAGACACCGTCTCTGTCGTGGAACAGACGAGAGCTGTCTCTTGGTTTCATGAGCACATTTCTCGCGGTTGGTCTCGTTGGTAATAACGACAGGAGAAGCCGCGACGCGAATGCAGCGATTCTCGAAGCTGACGACGATGAGGAGCTTCTGGAGAAAGTGAAGCAAGATCGGAAAAAGAGGATCGAGAGACAAGCTGTTCTTAACTCTGCTGTTAAAGAAAAGG GGTATTTGCAGGATCTTGTTTACAATTTAAGCAAAGTAGGACAAGCCATTGAGAACAATGATCTACCAGCTGCAGGTTTGGTTTTGGGGAATGGCAGTGATACCGAATGGGTCAAGACAGCTAACTTTGCTTTCACAAAG TTGAGTGCAAGTCCAGAAGAGAATACAGAGGTGGAAACGTTTAATTCATCTTTAGCTTCTCTTGTTACATCAG TGAACAAGAACGATCTAGAGTCATCTAAGCTCGCGTTCGTGTCATCGGCTAGTGCATTTGAGAAATGGTCGAGCTTGACTGGTCTTTTAGGACAGCTCAAGGGCATCTGA
- the GST1 gene encoding glutathione S-transferase F3: MASIKVFGHATTTSTRRVLLTLHEKNLDYELVNVELKDGEHKKEPFLSRNPFGQVPAFEDGDLKLFESRAITQYIAHRYEDQGTNLLPADSKNIAQYATMSIGMEVEAHQFDPAASKLAWEQLFKHIYGLTTDQAVVAEQEAKLAKVLDVYEARLKEFKYLAGETFTLTDLHHIPVIQYLLGTPTKKLFTERPRVNEWVAEITKRPASQKILQ; this comes from the exons ATGGCGAGTATCAAGGTTTTCGGACACGCTACTACCACTTCCACCAGGAGAGTCCTCCTCACTCTACACGAGAAAAACCTCGACTATGAGCTCGTCAATGTCGAGCTCAAGGACGGTGAGCACAAGAAAGAGCCTTTCCTATCCCGCAAC CCTTTTGGTCAAGTTCCAGCCTTTGAAGATGGAGACCTCAAGCTCTTTG AATCAAGAGCTATTACTCAGTACATAGCTCACCGATACGAAGACCAAGGAACCAATCTCCTCCCAGCTGACTCCAAGAACATAGCCCAATATGCAACAATGTCCATTGGCATGGAAGTAGAAGCTCACCAGTTCGACCCAGCAGCTTCAAAGCTTGCTTGGGAACAATTGTTCAAGCACATCTATGGCTTGACCACGGACCAAGCCGTTGTTGCAGAACAAGAGGCTAAGTTAGCCAAGGTCCTTGATGTCTACGAGGCTAGGCTGAAGGAGTTCAAGTATCTGGCTGGTGAAACTTTTACTTTGACCGATCTTCACCACATCCCTGTGATTCAGTACCTTCTTGGAACTCCCACCAAGAAGCTCTTCACTGAGCGTCCACGAGTCAACGAGTGGGTGGCTGAGATCACCAAGAGGCCAGCTTCCCAGAAGATCCTTCAGTGA